One Nostoc sp. UHCC 0302 DNA window includes the following coding sequences:
- a CDS encoding glutaminase encodes MKGLERLTNTELIALIQLAKTQAEEGQVCDRILQLALANPHGFAVHICCESGHTVSLGDTACIFPLMSVIKTFSLLYLLEHFGAETVFQWVGVQPSDAPFNSLEQLITDAGHPRNPMINSGAITLADKLPGNDASQRTLLFCQWLNKLAGCHLTLDEVMLASVRATRSKANQAIANYLAETGHLQNPEIALDIYEQICCLSGRVEDLAQLGKLLACENNLLSAQHRQIVNAVMLTCGLYEASAQYAVQIGLPMKSGIGGGLLAIVPGEGAIACYSPALDSIGNPVGAIAFIAALSQNLELSIFG; translated from the coding sequence GTGAAAGGACTTGAAAGACTAACTAATACAGAGTTGATAGCTTTAATACAACTAGCCAAAACCCAGGCTGAAGAGGGGCAAGTTTGCGATCGCATTCTCCAATTAGCTTTGGCTAATCCTCATGGGTTTGCAGTTCACATCTGCTGTGAATCAGGACACACTGTCAGCCTTGGCGATACAGCTTGTATCTTTCCTTTAATGAGCGTCATTAAAACATTCTCTCTGCTTTATCTACTAGAACATTTCGGAGCAGAAACAGTTTTTCAATGGGTTGGAGTCCAACCATCAGATGCACCATTCAACTCTTTAGAGCAGCTGATTACTGATGCTGGACACCCCCGCAATCCGATGATTAATAGTGGAGCCATTACTCTTGCTGATAAGTTACCGGGAAACGATGCTAGTCAGCGAACTCTTTTATTTTGTCAATGGCTCAATAAGTTAGCAGGTTGTCACCTAACCTTAGATGAAGTAATGCTGGCTTCAGTGCGAGCGACACGCTCAAAAGCTAATCAAGCGATCGCAAATTATCTTGCCGAAACAGGACATCTACAAAATCCTGAAATAGCACTTGACATATACGAGCAGATATGCTGCCTATCTGGGAGAGTTGAAGATTTAGCCCAGTTAGGAAAACTTTTAGCTTGTGAAAACAATCTTTTATCAGCGCAACATCGCCAGATTGTTAACGCTGTGATGTTAACCTGTGGGCTGTATGAGGCTTCTGCCCAATATGCGGTTCAGATTGGTCTACCGATGAAATCAGGAATTGGCGGTGGACTGCTAGCAATAGTACCAGGTGAAGGAGCGATCGCTTGCTACAGTCCTGCCTTGGATAGTATAGGTAATCCAGTAGGAGCGATCGCCTTTATTGCTGCTTTATCGCAAAATTTAGAGTTGAGTATCTTCGGCTAA
- a CDS encoding IS630 family transposase (programmed frameshift) has product MGARLRVFLTPEQDQTLLNLRKQDVPQKVKDRAEIIRLNAHGWYVEKIADHFDCHKKTVTKVLHQWQKLGTEGLWESPGRGGKPKWLEDDMIFLEECLRNEPRTYNSSQLALKLKTERNVEMSADRLRRVLKKGVDWKRTRKSHKGKQDPVARANKQADLDMLELAAATGEIDLKYLDESGFCMWSEPSYTYYFRGEQKRLEQTKRRGRRLSIIGLLQPLISFVYGLVIGGVDRKSYIEMMEKEAKQAQETGRISVIVQDNGPIHRCQEVQQLWKKWESQGLYIFFLPKYCSEMNPIELEWQHLKKDELSGQAFDDELDLAYAVINGVQARGKKNNHNTHRVKFSSRLST; this is encoded by the exons ATGGGTGCGCGTTTAAGGGTATTTCTGACTCCTGAGCAAGACCAAACTTTACTAAATCTGAGAAAACAGGATGTACCACAGAAAGTCAAAGACAGGGCGGAAATAATCAGGCTAAATGCACATGGTTGGTATGTAGAGAAGATAGCAGATCACTTTGATTGTCACAAAAAAACAGTCACAAAAGTTTTGCATCAATGGCAAAAACTGGGCACAGAAGGGCTTTGGGAATCTCCTGGGCGAGGGGGGAAACCAAAGTGGCTTGAGGATGACATGATATTTTTAGAAGAATGCCTCAGAAACGAGCCACGCACATACAATAGTTCTCAGTTAGCTTTGAAGTTGAAAACAGAACGCAACGTTGAGATGAGTGCCGACAGATTAAGACGGGTACTC AAAAAGGGGGTCGATTGGAAACGGACAAGGAAAAGCCATAAAGGAAAACAAGACCCAGTAGCACGAGCAAACAAGCAAGCAGACCTAGACATGTTGGAATTAGCTGCTGCCACTGGTGAAATAGACCTGAAATACCTAGACGAGTCAGGGTTCTGTATGTGGAGCGAACCTAGTTATACATATTACTTTAGAGGTGAGCAAAAACGGTTAGAACAGACTAAACGCCGTGGTCGCAGATTAAGTATTATCGGGCTTCTCCAACCTTTAATCAGTTTTGTTTACGGTTTAGTTATCGGTGGTGTTGACCGTAAATCTTATATAGAAATGATGGAGAAAGAAGCCAAACAAGCCCAAGAAACTGGACGTATCAGCGTGATTGTGCAAGATAACGGGCCAATACATCGCTGCCAAGAAGTTCAACAATTGTGGAAAAAATGGGAAAGTCAGGGTTTGTACATCTTTTTTCTCCCGAAATATTGCTCAGAAATGAATCCAATTGAATTGGAATGGCAACATCTCAAGAAAGATGAGTTATCCGGGCAAGCATTTGATGATGAGCTAGATCTCGCTTACGCCGTCATCAATGGTGTTCAAGCTAGAGGAAAAAAAAACAATCACAACACACATCGTGTAAAATTTAGCTCTAGATTATCAACTTAA
- the psaA gene encoding photosystem I core protein PsaA, which translates to MTISPPEREEKKARIIVDNDPVPTSFEKWAQPGHFDRSLARGPKTTTWIWNLHALAHDFDTHTSDLEEISRKIFAAHFGHLAVVTIWLSGMIFHGAKFSNYEAWLSDPLNVKPSAQVVWPIVGQDILNGDVGGGFHGIQITSGLFQVWRGWGITNSFQLYVTAIGGLVLAGLFLFAGWFHYHKRAPKLEWFQNVESMLNHHLQVLLGCGSLGWAGHLIHVSAPTNKLLDAGVALKDIPLPHEFILNKDLLTDLYPGFASGLAPFFTLNWGQYADFLTFKGGLNPVTGGLWLTDISHHHLAIAVLFIIAGHQYRTNWGIGHSIREILENHKGPFTGEGHKGLYENLTTSWHAQLATNLAFLGSLTIIIAHHMYAMPPYPYLATDYATQLCIFTHHIWIGGFLIVGGAAHAAIFMVRDYDPVVNQNNLLDRVIRHRDAIISHLNWVCIFLGFHSFGLYIHNDTMRALGRPQDMFSDTAIQLQPVFAQWIQNIHALAPGSTAPNALEPVSYVFGGGILAVGGKVAAAPIALGTADFLIHHIHAFTIHVTVLILLKGVLFARSSRLIPDKANLGFRFPCDGPGRGGTCQVSGWDHVFLGLFWMYNSLSIVIFHFSWKMQSDVWGTVDADGVVTHITGDNFAQSAITINGWLRDFLWAQATQVINSYGSALSAYGLMFLGAHFVWAFSLMFLFSGRGYWQELIESIVWAHNKLKVAPSIQPRALSIIQGRAVGVAHYLLGGIATTWAFFHAHILSVG; encoded by the coding sequence ATGACAATTAGTCCTCCGGAGCGAGAGGAAAAAAAGGCAAGAATCATCGTCGATAACGATCCAGTTCCCACCTCATTTGAGAAATGGGCACAACCAGGACACTTTGACAGATCCTTAGCCAGAGGGCCCAAAACCACCACATGGATTTGGAACCTTCATGCACTCGCCCATGATTTTGATACACATACAAGCGATTTAGAAGAAATATCCCGCAAGATATTCGCAGCGCACTTCGGCCACCTAGCCGTAGTGACGATTTGGCTGAGCGGGATGATTTTCCACGGCGCGAAGTTCTCTAACTACGAAGCTTGGCTTAGCGACCCACTGAACGTTAAGCCTAGCGCCCAAGTCGTTTGGCCCATTGTGGGACAAGACATTTTAAATGGTGATGTCGGTGGTGGTTTCCACGGCATTCAAATCACCTCCGGTCTGTTCCAAGTATGGCGTGGCTGGGGTATTACCAACTCCTTCCAGCTTTATGTAACTGCGATTGGCGGCTTGGTATTAGCAGGCTTGTTCCTGTTTGCTGGCTGGTTCCACTACCACAAACGCGCTCCCAAACTGGAATGGTTCCAGAATGTTGAGTCGATGCTGAATCACCACTTGCAAGTATTGCTAGGTTGTGGTTCCTTGGGGTGGGCAGGTCACTTAATCCACGTATCCGCACCGACCAACAAGCTTTTGGACGCAGGCGTTGCCCTCAAAGACATACCCTTGCCCCACGAGTTCATTCTGAACAAAGACTTGTTGACCGATCTGTATCCTGGCTTTGCCAGTGGTTTAGCACCTTTCTTCACCTTGAACTGGGGTCAGTATGCTGACTTCCTGACATTCAAGGGCGGTCTAAACCCAGTAACAGGCGGTTTGTGGCTGACAGACATTTCCCATCACCACTTGGCGATCGCAGTATTGTTCATCATTGCTGGTCACCAATACCGCACCAATTGGGGTATCGGTCACAGCATCAGAGAAATCCTGGAAAACCATAAAGGCCCATTCACTGGTGAAGGTCACAAAGGTCTCTACGAAAACCTGACCACATCTTGGCATGCTCAGTTGGCAACTAACCTTGCCTTCTTGGGTTCATTGACAATCATCATCGCGCATCATATGTACGCGATGCCTCCCTATCCATATTTGGCAACTGACTACGCTACTCAGTTGTGCATATTCACTCACCATATTTGGATCGGTGGCTTCTTGATTGTTGGTGGAGCAGCTCACGCTGCCATCTTCATGGTGCGGGATTATGATCCGGTTGTGAATCAAAACAACTTGCTGGATCGGGTGATTCGTCACCGGGATGCAATTATCTCCCACCTGAACTGGGTATGTATTTTCCTTGGCTTCCATAGCTTTGGGCTGTACATCCACAACGACACCATGCGTGCCTTGGGTCGTCCCCAAGATATGTTCTCGGATACCGCAATTCAGCTGCAACCAGTATTTGCTCAGTGGATACAAAATATTCACGCTTTGGCTCCTGGTTCAACTGCACCAAATGCCCTAGAACCAGTTAGCTATGTATTCGGTGGCGGTATTTTGGCTGTTGGCGGCAAAGTGGCAGCTGCACCCATCGCTTTGGGTACAGCGGACTTCCTAATTCACCACATTCACGCCTTCACCATTCACGTCACAGTACTGATTCTGCTCAAAGGCGTACTGTTTGCCCGGAGTTCTCGTCTGATTCCAGACAAGGCAAACTTGGGCTTCCGTTTCCCTTGCGACGGCCCTGGTCGTGGCGGTACCTGTCAAGTGTCTGGCTGGGATCATGTATTCCTCGGACTTTTCTGGATGTACAACTCCCTATCAATTGTGATTTTCCACTTCAGCTGGAAGATGCAATCAGATGTTTGGGGAACCGTAGATGCAGATGGTGTTGTGACTCACATCACTGGTGATAACTTTGCCCAAAGTGCCATCACGATTAACGGCTGGTTGCGTGACTTCTTGTGGGCGCAAGCAACACAAGTCATCAACTCCTATGGCAGTGCGCTATCTGCTTATGGACTCATGTTCTTAGGCGCTCACTTTGTCTGGGCATTCAGCTTGATGTTCCTGTTCAGCGGTCGCGGCTACTGGCAAGAACTGATTGAGTCCATTGTTTGGGCGCATAATAAACTGAAAGTAGCACCATCAATTCAGCCTCGCGCTCTGAGCATTATTCAGGGTCGAGCTGTAGGTGTGGCTCACTACCTATTAGGAGGAATAGCCACAACCTGGGCTTTCTTCCATGCACATATCCTTTCAGTAGGGTAG
- the psaB gene encoding photosystem I core protein PsaB produces MATKFPKFSQDLAQDPTTRRIWYAIATGNDFESHDGITEENLYQKIFATHFGHLAIIFLWASSLLFHVAWQGNFEQWIKDPIHIRPIAHAIWDPHFGKPAIEAFTQAGASNPVNIAYSGVYHWWYTIGMRTNSELYTGSVFLLLLAALFLFAGWLHLQPKFRPSLSWFKSAEPRLNHHLAGLFGVSSLAWTGHLVHVAIPESRGQHVGWDNFLTTLPHPAGLTPFFTGNWGVYAQNPDTAGHVFSTSQGSGTAILTFLGGFHPQTESLWLTDIAHHHLAIAVIFIIAGHMYRTNFGIGHSIKEMLNSKSGLVPGTKSEGQFNLPHQGLYDTYNNSLHFQLGIHLAALGTVTSLVAQHMYALPPYAFIAKDYTTQAALYTHHQYIAIFLLVGAFAHGAIFWVRDYDPEQNKGNVLERVLKHKEAIISHLSWVSLFLGFHTLGLYVHNDVVVAFGTPEKQILIEPVFAQFIQASHGKVLYGLDTLLSNPDSVAYTAYPNYGNVWLSGWLDAINSGTNSLFLTIGPGDFLVHHAIALGLHTTTLILVKGALDARGSKLMPDKKDFGYAFPCDGPGRGGTCDISGWDSFYLSLFWALNTVGWVTFYWHWKHLGIWQGNVAQFNENSTYLMGWFRDYLWANSAQLINGYNPYGVNNLSVWAWMFLFGHLVWATGFMFLISWRGYWQELIETLVWAHERTPLANLVRWKDKPVALSIVQGRLVGLAHFTVGYVLTYAAFLIASTAGKFG; encoded by the coding sequence ATGGCAACAAAATTTCCAAAATTTAGCCAGGATCTTGCACAGGATCCGACTACACGTCGGATATGGTATGCGATCGCTACAGGTAACGACTTTGAAAGCCACGATGGCATAACAGAGGAAAATCTTTACCAAAAGATTTTCGCCACTCACTTCGGTCATTTGGCAATCATCTTCCTGTGGGCATCGAGCCTCCTGTTTCATGTAGCCTGGCAAGGTAACTTTGAACAGTGGATTAAAGATCCCATTCACATCCGCCCAATCGCCCATGCAATTTGGGATCCCCACTTTGGTAAACCAGCGATAGAAGCTTTTACCCAAGCTGGTGCTAGCAATCCCGTCAACATTGCCTACTCTGGTGTTTACCACTGGTGGTACACCATCGGCATGAGAACAAATTCTGAACTGTATACAGGTTCAGTATTCCTCCTGCTGTTGGCAGCATTGTTCTTGTTTGCTGGTTGGTTGCACTTACAGCCCAAGTTCCGTCCTAGCCTCTCTTGGTTCAAGAGTGCTGAACCCCGCCTGAACCATCACTTGGCAGGTCTGTTTGGTGTTAGCTCTTTGGCTTGGACTGGTCACTTGGTTCACGTTGCTATCCCCGAATCTCGCGGACAGCACGTGGGTTGGGATAACTTCCTGACCACCTTGCCCCACCCAGCAGGCTTGACACCCTTCTTTACTGGTAACTGGGGTGTTTACGCTCAAAACCCTGATACAGCGGGTCATGTGTTCAGCACATCCCAAGGTTCAGGGACTGCGATTCTGACTTTCTTGGGTGGTTTCCATCCTCAAACAGAATCCCTGTGGTTGACTGACATTGCTCACCACCACTTGGCGATCGCAGTGATATTTATCATTGCTGGTCATATGTACCGGACTAACTTCGGAATTGGTCACAGCATCAAAGAAATGCTGAACTCCAAGTCTGGTTTGGTACCTGGAACAAAGAGTGAAGGTCAGTTTAACTTGCCTCACCAAGGGTTGTACGATACCTACAACAACTCTCTGCACTTCCAGTTAGGTATTCACCTAGCTGCTTTGGGAACCGTTACGTCCCTAGTAGCGCAGCATATGTATGCTCTGCCTCCTTATGCATTTATTGCTAAGGACTACACAACACAGGCAGCGCTTTACACCCACCACCAGTACATCGCGATTTTCCTGCTGGTTGGTGCTTTTGCCCACGGTGCTATTTTCTGGGTTCGTGACTACGACCCCGAACAAAACAAAGGCAACGTACTTGAGCGCGTACTGAAGCACAAAGAAGCGATTATCTCCCACCTCAGTTGGGTATCCCTCTTCTTGGGCTTCCACACCCTCGGTTTGTACGTCCACAACGACGTAGTGGTTGCTTTCGGTACTCCTGAAAAGCAAATCTTGATTGAGCCAGTATTTGCTCAATTCATCCAAGCTTCTCACGGTAAAGTACTCTACGGCTTAGACACCTTGCTGTCTAACCCTGATAGCGTAGCTTACACAGCCTATCCCAACTACGGCAACGTTTGGTTGAGTGGTTGGCTGGATGCTATTAACTCTGGAACAAACTCCCTGTTCTTAACAATTGGCCCTGGCGACTTCCTGGTACACCATGCGATCGCTTTAGGTCTTCACACCACCACACTCATCCTAGTCAAAGGTGCTTTGGATGCTCGTGGTTCTAAGCTGATGCCCGATAAAAAGGACTTCGGCTATGCCTTCCCTTGCGACGGCCCCGGTCGTGGCGGTACTTGCGATATCTCCGGTTGGGATTCCTTCTACCTATCACTCTTTTGGGCATTAAATACAGTAGGTTGGGTTACCTTCTACTGGCACTGGAAGCATTTAGGTATTTGGCAAGGCAACGTTGCTCAGTTCAACGAAAATTCCACATACCTCATGGGCTGGTTCCGTGACTACCTCTGGGCTAACTCTGCTCAGTTGATTAACGGATACAACCCCTACGGCGTGAATAACCTGTCTGTCTGGGCTTGGATGTTCCTGTTTGGACACCTAGTTTGGGCTACTGGCTTCATGTTCTTAATCTCCTGGAGAGGTTACTGGCAAGAGTTAATTGAAACCCTTGTCTGGGCGCACGAGCGTACTCCTCTAGCTAACCTAGTTCGCTGGAAAGACAAGCCCGTTGCTCTATCTATCGTTCAAGGACGTTTGGTTGGTCTAGCTCACTTCACTGTTGGCTACGTCTTGACTTACGCCGCGTTCTTGATTGCCTCCACTGCTGGTAAGTTCGGTTAA